The DNA window TGCATCAATATCCGTCTGTGATAACGATGAAGATCTTTAAGGTTCTTATCGAAGGTAGAAACTGTTGGGCCAACCTTGATGGAACATGCAGAAGACTGGGATTCGTGGCGATTAGAGCAGCCAAAGGTATTGATAGAGATCGGGCCACGGCTGTTGCCGTACAAGAGCTTAAAGAAGAGTTGCGTTCCATCCTCCTCAATAAACCGGAGGATATTCCAGAGTTCACTACTGGTGAAATTTCGGAAATAGATAAAGAAACTGCTCGTGAGATTCCTAGCACGGGGTGCACCTGGTATCCAGATGATTGCCCTTCCCCAAACTGAGAATTTCAAGGCCACCTTAACCTGCGACGAACTCGCAATGAGGTTACGCTATGATCCCGCGTCGCAGGTGACGAACATTCTCCACCAGCTCACCGCCAGCAGCACGCCGATCAACAAAGCCGACTATCTCTACAACGGCGTGGGGAATCGAACGAGCCTGACGGATCGCCGTGGCAGCCAGACCTTTGGCTACGACTCTCTGGACCGGCTCACGAGTGCGAGCCATCCGTTGCCGGGGACGCCGCAGAGCTTCGCCTACGATGCGGTGGGCAATCGCACGACGGCAGGGAATACGACGAATGCCGGGAATCAGCTCACCGCCGATGCGACGCGTAGCTACCAATACGACGACAACGGCAACCTGACGCGCAAGACGCTCCTCGCCACCGGCAACTACACGCAGTACACGTATGATGCCGAGAATCGGCTGACGAAGGTGGAAGACTTTGTGGCGGGCAATTCCACGCCCGCGTTCACGAGCACGTACCGGTATGATGGGCTTGGCCGTCGGATTGAGAAAGTCGCCAACGGCCAGACGAAGCGCTACATCTATGATGGCGAAGATATCCTGCTGGAGTACGATGGCAGCAATGTGCTTCAGGCGAGATATACCCATGGACCTGGGATTGGTGAGCCGATTGCGGTGACGAAGGGAGCCGACACGTTCTTCTATCATCAAGACGGCCTCGGTTCAGTCACGGACTTGACGGATTCAGCAGGCGTCACCACAAAAAGTTATGCCTATGATTCGTACGGAAATGTTTTAGAGAGTCCCGGCACGCCGGACCAGCTCTACAGCTATACGGGACGAGAATTCGATACGGAGAGCGGGTTGTACTACTTGCGTGCGCGTTATTATGACCCGACTACCGGAAGGTTTTTGCAAGAAGATCCAATTGGGTTTGCTGGTGGGGACATCAATGTGTACCGGTATGTGTATAACAATCCAAGCACCTATTTCGATCCTAATGGCTTGGGTCCCACGGGCGCTGCAGGGGGGGCGGCCATAGGGACCGCAGTCGGCGCCGTTGCTGGGGGGGCGTTTCTCGGAGGTGTTGGCGCTGCTGGCGGAACCTTAGCGCTCCCCGGTGGTGGAACAATTGGAGGTGCTGCAGCTGGTTTAAATGCTGGTGCTGCGCTTGGAGCTATAGCGGGTGCAGCGATCGGTGCTGCTATTGGTAGCACTGTCGAGGATTTGCTCCTTCAAATGTCTTCAGTTGGAAATGTGGGGGATACAGAAATTGAAGCAGATTGGGCAAAGGCTCAGAGCGACGCGCGCCTAAGAAACTGTCCAATCTCAGATCGTTGTAGTTGGTTAGAGGATCAGGCTAAGGCTGGAAAGTATTCACCAGAAAGAATTAAGCGTCAGGCGAAGAAGTGGGGGTGCAGAGGATCGCGTTTCTCTAAGGGAGGCAGGCCGAGGTAACCCGATGATAGATGACAAGGACGCCTCGGACTCAACGCTTAGATTAATCCTGTGGAAGGCGCTGATAAAATACAGCACCAAAAAGCTGTGCGCGCTGCTCTGCGATGAGGACGCTATTGTTAGAACCTCAGCAGCGAAGCAACTGCACCTTCGTGGAACTCAAGCAGTTTATGAGAAGGGAGCAGAATTATGTCAATGCCAGGAGGGTTATCTTCGAGAGATAGGCGTCTTTTTATTGGGGCAACTGGGCACTCCGAGGCGGCCGTTTCGCAAAAATTCGATTCCAATTGCGATTTACTTGTTAGCAAATGATGCTTCCCATGAAGTTAGAGCCGCCGCCGCTGCCGCCTTGGGACATCTTGGAGCATCAGAAGCAAGTAACGAATTGATAAAAGGTGCCGGAGACTCTAGCTCGGAGGTGAGAACCTGCGTTGCGTTCGCTCTGGGTGCCATGACACCTTCTCAAGAGGTCAAAGCAGCGTTGCATAAATTGACTAACGACAAGGATCAAGAAGTCAGAGACTGGGCGAAATTGAGCATGGAAATACTGCATGATAAGCCGACGAAGAAGCGACGGCGCCCCAAACCGCAGAGTTCGTCACGGGAATGAGAAGAACCGTCATGGAAGAGCGAATGGGTTCATTGCTTAACCGTGTACCACGCTCGACGGTGGGCTGGCGTGAAAGCAGGGCGCACCGTCTTCACGTTTGTAAACATCTCCGTTGCTGCTAGAATCCCATCCCATGCCTGCTAGTCTCTCTTCTTCGCCACGACGACGTGCAGATCAGGACCTGACCTTAACCTATGGCGGACTTGCCGAGGGCTTCAGGTATGATCCGGCTTCACAGGTCACCACCATCCTCCATCAGCTCACCGCGACGAATAGCCAAATCAACGAGGCGGATTATCTGTACAACGGGGTGGGGAATCGCACTCAACTGACGGACAGGAGAGGCGCCCAAACGTTTGGCTACGACACGCTGGATCGATTGACCTCCGCCAGCCATCCGCTGTTAGGAACGCCGCAAGCGTTCGCCTACGATGCGGTGGGCAATCGCACCACCGGCGGCAGCGTCGTCAACGCGGGCAACCAACTCACCGCCGAGGCGACGCATGCGTATCAGTACGACGACAACGGGAATCACACGCGGAAGACGTTGCTCGCCACCCGGAGGAAAAATGGGGTCAGGCATGAGTATGGACTTACGGCAACGGCAATCTGCTCACGGTGAAGGACGCCAAGAATCAGACCACCACCTTTGCCTACGACAGCCGGAACCGGCTCCTCAGCACCACCGATCCCCTTGGCAAGATCGAGCGGTACACCTATGACGGCAATGATAACTTGCTCACGCGAATCACGCCCAAGAACGAGACCATCAGCTTCGCCTACGATGCCGTGAACCAATTGCTCAGTAAGACCCTGCCGGGCAGCCAGGTGACGAGCTACCTCTATGATCTCGCCGGCAACTTGACCACCGTGATGGATCCGGATAGCGTGCTGACCATGACCTACGACCAGGCCAAGCGGTTGCTCAACGTCACCACCGCCGGTTCGCCCCATCAACCGACGGTCTCCCTCGGCTATGCCTATGATGCGAACGGCAATCGGCTGACCCTGGCCGACGGGATCAAGACAACCAGCTATCACTATGACGGGCTGAATCGCTTGACCGGATTGGGCGATGGCGTAACCCTGCCGCCGCCGACGGCGAGCTTGGTAGCCTGGTGGACAGGCGACGGCACGGCGGCCGATGCCCAAGGGACCAACTCCGGGATCTTGCGCAACGGGGTGGCGTTCGCGGCAGGCTTGGCGGGCCAAGCCTTTCAGTTCGACGGGGTGGACGACGAGATCGGCTTCACCAGCACGGTGGGTCGATTCGGGTTTCAGGCCACGGTGGATCTGTGGATCAAGACCACTTCGACGCGTCGTGAGACCATCATGAGCGACCGGCTCACCTGCACGGTCACGTCTCCGGCCAACGCGGCCTCCTGGGAGCTGCAGCTGCAACCGAACGGCACGGCCAGCGTTGCCGTGGCCGGACCCGACGCGGGGGCGGGGACGACGTTCGTGAGCGGCGGCGTGGCGACGACGCAGCGGGTCAACGATGGACAGTGGCATCGGCTCGGGGTGGTCCGCAATGGCACCGAACTCCGGCTCTATCGCGACGGCCAGCTGGAAGGCTTTTGGAACTTTCTCAACGGGCCGCCGCTCTTGACGAGCCTGCCGGCGGGCGGCCTGCGCATCGGCAGCGGGGGCTGTGGGACCAGTCCGTTCACTGGTCAGCTCGATGAGATCACGATGGCGGATCGGGCCTGGACGGTGGCCGAGCTCCAAGCGCCCCGGACGCAAGAGCAGCCGGTGGCAAGTTATGTCTATGATGCGCTCTCGCGCCGGATCGCCACGACCCTGTCGAATGGGACGCAGACGACCTACAGCTATGATCCCGCTTCGCAGGTCACGAATATCCTCCACCAACTCACAGCCACGAGTGCGCAGATTAACAAGGCGGACTACCTCTACAATGGGGTGGGGAATCGCACGAGTCTGACGGACCGGAGGGGAAGTCAGACGTTCGGCTACGACAACCTGGATCGGCTGACGAGTGCCTCGCATCCGTTACTGGGCACGCCGCAGAACTTCGCCTATGATCCGGTCGGCAATAGAACAACCGGTGGGACGGTGGTGAACGCCGGCAATCAGCTCACGGCAGATACGAACCATACCTATCAATATGACGACAACGGGAATCTCACGAGAAAGACCTTGCTCGCCACAGGGAACTATACTCAGTACACGTATGATGTGGAAAATCGGCTGACGCAGGTTCAAGAATTCGCCGCCGGCAATCCCACGGCTGTCACGACGTCAACGTACCGGTACGATGGCTTGGGCCGTCGGATTGAGAAGGTCGCCAACGGCCAGACGAAGCGGTACGTGTATGACGGCGAGGACATCTTGCTGGAGTACGACGGCGCGAACACCCTCCAAGCCAAATACACCCACGGGCCTGGGATTGATGCGCCGATCGCGGTGACGAAGGGAGCCGACACGTTCTTCTATCACCAAGATGGGCTGGGTTCCGTGACAGATCTCTCCGATGCTGCTGGTGCAACTGCGAAGTCGTATTCATATGACTCCTACGGGAACATTCTCGAATCGCCGGGCACGCTGGAGCAGCCCTATACGTTCACAGGAAGGGAGTTCGATGCAGAAAGCGGGCTCTCTTACTACAGAGCGAGATATTATGACCCGGCCAGTGGACGCTTCTTACAACAAGATCCTGGGTCGGCTGGAATAAACTCTGCTCGACTTCCGCGCCATCCGCTTGATCTGGTTTCGCAATATGTCTACGCGGCCGACAATCCGATTCAGCTGATTGATTCGTTCGGTAATGAACCACAAGAACCAGGTGGGGTGGGTGTCGAAGCGTGCAAATACTACGATGATGTAGCAAGAGTGAATAGGTGCAAGTATCATCCTTATGCGCGTGAGTATTGTGAGAATCCTAAGCAAAACCCGTGCATACGGTCTTTGGCCTCAGCAGGAACAATCAGCGTTATTCGTCAAGAGCTCATCATTGAAGATCAAAAAGCGCGCATCGATCGCTCAACGGAGGCATGTGACAGGCCGGGCTGTGCAACAGCTGAGGCCGTTACTGCGTATCACAAGAAAGTGTTTGCCGCGCATGGTATCCCTGAGTGGTGCTTCCCGTCTTGGTGGTTGTCAGCAAGAGGGACGGGAGATCGGTGAGAAAGCCGACAACGACTCATCTCGTGGCATGGGTGTGGCTACTCCTTGCTGTCGCCTTCGCAGCACAGGCAGGGCGTTATACATACCTGACATTTTATCAGGGAGGTCCCGATGAACTCTTGCGCAGCAAGATTATAGGTTTGGCAGACGGAATTCCTCTTGCGCTGCTCTGCCTCAGCAATTTCTTTTTGCAGAGAAAGACGGCACTTGAAAGTCTAGTTATACAGATTCTCATGACTGTAACGGTTGGTCTCGGACTGTGCTTTTTGGGGGTAGGCCTCTTTGACATTTTTGATTCGTGGCCAGATCCTGAAAAATCATTCCAGCCTGGCTCTCTTCTACTGATAACACTCGGTTTTGTCGGCTACCCGCTCGGGGTTGTGCTAGTTGCCCATCGCTACTGGAGACGTAGCGCCACAATGACGCTTCCTGGAGTGACGCTTCTGCCATTTTCGATCTGCATCGGTCTCCATATCTTGGAATTTCTTGTGTGGTGGTTTTGGCCATTCGGGTCGGCTTCTCTATATGGATCAGCCTCACTCGCTCTCTTTTTTGCTGCGACAAATTTCTCGCTCCTAACAAGTCCTACTGACCTACGACCATGAGATCCAAAGTGGGCTTATCATACGATCCCGCTTCGCAGGTCACCAGCATCCTGCATCAATTGACCGCGAATTCGACTCAAATCAACAAGGCCGACTATCTCTACAACGGGGTGGGGAATCGCACGAGTCTGACGGACCGGAGGGGAAGTCAGACGTTCGGCTACGACAACCTCGATCGCTTGACGAGCGCCTCCCATCCCATGTTAGCGACGCCGCAGAGCTTTGCATACGATCCGGTGGGCAATCGCACGACGAACAACAGCACCGTCAACGCCGGGAACCAGCTCACGGCGGACGCCACGCATAACTATGCGTATGATGACAATGGCAACCTCACGCGGAAGACCCTGCTGGCCACCGGCAATTACACACAATACACGTACGACGCCGAAAACAAATTGACCAAGGTCGAGGAGTTTGCGGCGGGGAATCCCACGGCGATCACGACGAGCAGCTATCGCTATGACGGCTTGGGTCGTCGAATTGAAAAGGTCGCCAATGGCCAGACCAAACGGTATGTCTACGACGGGGAGGATATTCTCTTCGAATATGACGGCAGCAATCTGCTCGAAGCGCGATATACGCACGGGCCTGGGATTGACGAACCGATTGCCGTCACCAAAGGCAGCTCCACGTACTTCTATCATCAAGATGGTCTCGGGAGCGTCACCGATCTGACCGACAGTGCTGGCGCGACGGCTAAAAGCTATGCCTACGATGCGTACGGAAATGTCCTCGAATCGCCGGGCACGATTGACCAGCCGTATACGTATACGGGGCGAGAGCTCGATCAAGAGACGGGGCTGTATTACTATCGGGCGAGATACTACGATTCGACGACGGGGAGGTTTTTGCAGAAGGATCCAGTGGGATTGAAAGCTGGCCCCAATGGGTATTGGTATGCCAATGCGAATCCAGTGTTCTTTGTAGACCCATTTGGGCTGATGAGCAGGGCTCAATGTGATGAGCTTCGGGCTCGAATTTTTCGGAAGGTTGGAGATCTCATCGATGACTTAATCAGGTATGACCCAGTCGCGGATGGGATTGGCGGTCATCCAACCCGCGGCGGTAAGAAAACGTCACCAGGTGGTCATCACAACGAGATCCAGCAGAGACAAAGAGGGATCGGTAAAGACCTTGCGAAGTACGCAAAGGAATGCACCAAACGTTGCAATGATGGGCCTCCGCCTCCGCCTCTTCCGGAGTGGGTTGAAGAGGTTGCCACCAGACCCATTCCCGATGTGGTGTATCCGGTCCCACAGGGCCCGATGCTCATGGGGCCGGTTGATTCCGTACCATTTCCTGAGCTGCCTGAGTTCATGGTGCGACCAACGTTCCCGCGGCCTCTAATAATACCTTGATGCGCGAGGGAGCTGAAGGATGAGCGTTGATAACGAGAAGGAGTCTGTAAGAAGCTTGCTACGACGTGCTTTTTTGTCTTGGCGTGGTGATTCGAACTCTCCGGCACTTGATCATGACGGATGCCTTGAAATGAGGGCAAAGCTTTTTACAGTTAGGCCCGAAGATATTGAGTACTTTCTTCCGCAAGTCTTAGAAGATCTGTTGGACACTCATACAAACAATGCGGGCGATTCGCAAGATGCTGAGACTGTCGTAGATTTTCTTGATGTTCCTACTCTAGAACTTGATGCAGAATTTATTCGAGAGAAATGGGGCAGAGAGACCCTCGCCAAATTTCGAAGTGATGCGAAGAATCTTCGCTCTGCAAAGCAGGCTGCGCTTGCCGGTGTGACTCGTGATCAAGCTCAGGCCATCTGCCAATGGCTCAAGTATGCTCGAACTTGGGGCGATCTGGAGTGGAACATGGACTCGGTCGAGTCCGCTCTGTCCTATTGGTCAAAACGCGTTGCGTCACATTTGTCCGTGTGAATCCACGGCTCAGCACCACCTTTGCCTACGATGGCCGCAACCGGCTGCTGAGCACCACCGATCCCCTCGGCAAGATCGAAACCTATACCTATGACGGCAACGACAATCTGCTCACGAGAATCACGCCCAAGAACGAGACCATCAGCTTCGCCTACGATGCCGTGAACCAATTGCTCAGTAAGACCCTGCCGGGCAGCCAGGTCACGAGCTACCTCTATGACCAAGTCGGCAACTTGACCACTGTGACGGATCCGGATAGCGTGCTGGCCATGACGTATGACCAGGCCAATCGTCTGACCACGGTCAAGACCGACGGCTCCCCGAATCAACCCGCCGTCACCCTGGCCTACAGCTATGACCCCACCGGAAACCGGCTGAGTTTGACCGATCCGGTCCAGGTGGCGCAGTACCACTACGATGCCTTGAATCGTCTGCAGTCCTTGACACAACCCAGCACGCCCGCGACCCAGTTGCCGAATCTGCTGGCCGCTTGGCCTGGTGACGGCAGCGCGGCCGATCCGGTTGGTGGGCAGAGCGGGACGCTGCAACTCGGCACGACCTTCAGGCCGGGGGTGCGACAACAGGCCTTTGCCTTCGATGGCGTGGATGACTATGTGAACATTCCGGATTCGCCCGTCCTCGATAACCTCAGCACCACTGCCACGCTGGAGGCCTGGATCAAGCCGGAGGTCCCCGTGGGAGCCGAAGCCTGGCTCTTCGCAAGACGAGATCCGTTTGTCAGCGAAGGGTTCTCGGTGGCGCTTTTGCAGGATGGCAAAATCCAACTGACCGTGCGGACGACCACCAGTCCCACCGGCTCGGTGTCCCGTCCGCCTGTCCGCCGTCTGGTTTTGTACCACGTGGTGCGGATTTTCCTTGTCAACGAGTCTCGTGCCCGTGCGTGAACGAGATTATTCTCTCGTTTGCTGACAGATTGTTCGTGGCTTCGACATGCTTGGCGGCTCGAGGCGCCTCTGCCGACAGACAGCAGGCACACTCCACCGGACACTCTCAGTTCACTCCATTGTGTTCTGCTCTGTTCTCGTCGCCTAGCTCGAACGTGCTTTCAACACATCGATTCCCGCCCAGACTTCAGCTGGCGTTCGGCCCTGCAGATGGTCGTGCGGGCGGTCGTGGTTGTACCACAGCCGTATGCTGGTGAGTTTCGCCTCGAAGTCCTTGTCGCTTGTCAGCGGTTCTTCCTTCAGCCCTCGCTTGACCGTCCCAATAAACCGTTCGACCGCGGCCGTTCTGCCACGGGCAGCCGGGTTCCGTTCGCTGATGACGGATACCCAGCAGGCGTAGTCCCCCTGTGAACCACCCTGATGTGAACACCGCCTCGTTGTCCGTGCGGAGGTATTGAGGCCTCCCGTACTGCTTCACAGCCTGACTCAGTTCCTGCAGCAGCCTCCACGATGACTTCTCCGAGAGCCGCTGCAATCGTAGGCAGGCGCGGGTGGCATGGTCCACGATGGCCAATCCAAGATGCATGGTACCCTGCTGATCTGCCCTCGTCAGCAAATCGCAGGCCCAGACACGATTGCGCGGCATCGGTTGCGGGACACGATGTTTGAGCTTCCGGCGTGCTTCGAGGACGAGGTACTGGTGCTTCCGCAGCGTCATCGCCACATAGCTTTTACCTACCGTTACCTGTCTTCTGCTTGCCCAGCGGCGATTGAAGTGATGGGCTACGGTGCGGCAGCCGGCGTGGGGCATGAGGGCTTTGAATCGGATCACTTCATTGCGCACCCATGTCGGCTTCGGTGGCGAAAAAACCTGGCCTTTCGCCTTGGGTTGGACTCGGGCTCGCTGGTGGGATCGTGCGGGAGACCATACCCACCATAGTAGCCAGCGGAATCTGTGAAGGCAGCGGTACAGCATTCGAATCAGCCAGTGTCGCATGGGGGGCCTCCTCAAGCGTGAACGTGCGCCCGTGTTATCGAGGACTGAGGAGGGGCGGGGCACATCGTGTTTGGCGATGGTGAAACTTCCGTGTTCGTGTGCGATCCGGTGCTGTGGTTTCTTGGAGCGTCGTGCGATGCCCCGGCTACACAGTGGCCGAAAGATCATCGTCTCTGCTGGTATCCTGTCTTATCTGCTTTATGGTGCTATCTGTAGGGCCAACTGGCCCTGGTGGTAGTTTTTTGGCCCTAGCACAATTTTTGGGGGAAAATGGCCATATTTTTGTTATCGGGCGCAGAGGCATTCGACTCAGTGTCATGGCCGTTCGCCCTAGTGCGGTCTCGTAGTCCGTTCTCATAGACCTGCGATTCTCTGCATCCAGAGCGGTGTTTGCCGACATTGACGATCCGCGTGCAGGGCTGTCAACGTTTTTGCATATCCCTCGTTTCATTTCCATCTCTCCTCACACGCATCCTGTCCTGATACACAAGTTTTGTCCCTTACTGTCCCCTCCTGTCCCCTAGTGTCCCCGAACAGGCTCTTTCACCACTCACGCGCCGTTGCGTATGGTTCGGCCATACCTCGTGCGTCGTAACGAAAAGGAGATGTGATGGAGCACACCTGGTTGACCGTCGATGAGTTGGCCGCGGTCCTCAAAGTGAATCCCAAGTCGATTCGCCGAGCTTACCGCAAGGGTGAGATTCCCGTGGATCGATTCTGTCGTTTTGTGCGGTTCAACCTGGAGCGTGTGAAAGAAGCCCTCCAGGCGAAGGGGCATCATTCGTCCTTGCTTCTGCCTCAGAAGAAGGAGGGACAGCGCAGCGCGACCGGCGGCGCCAGCCGGCGGCGCGCGCAGCGGACCAGCCCCCGACTTGGTAAGACGGGGGCGTCTATCGCACAGAAGCCAAGGGGGAAGAAATGACGGGTTCCGGAGGGTTCACCCAAACCATCGATTGGCTCGCCTTTACGTTGCCAAAAGCTGAAGTTGCGGACGTGATTACGCTGATTGGTGGGGATTGGTTCCAGAGTGAGACGGGCTTTCGCGGCTATCCCGTGGCGCAGCTTATGACGGAAGGCAAAACGGGCGTCGGGAAACTGGGGACTGGTGCTCCTCGCAACCCAAAGGAAGTGCATGTGGATCTGTCAGCGGGGATTGTCTCCCAGTGGGACGAGACCAAACTGAAAGCGGTTCTCGCGTGGATCTTTGCCCAGAAAGGTCATGTCACTCGCATCGATGTGGCGCTGGACGACCGGGAGGCGTCTGTCGCAGTGGAGACCGTCCGGCTGGCCGTGGAGGCCGGACAAGTGGTCAGCCGGTCCAAGCAGTTCAAAGTCATTCAAGCCTCGAATCATCGTGAGGGCGTTCGGACCGGAGAGACGCTCTACTTTGGGAGTCGAGAAAGCCAGACCATGCTGCGGGTCTATGACAAGCGGCTCGAACTTCAGGCCAGAGGCCGAGAAGACGCGGGATTGTACGGCGTCCGCTGGGAAATGGAATTCAAACAGGATCGGGCGCAAGCCTGCGCCAAAGCGCTGCTTACCCTCGATGCCGAAGATTGGCGGGCCTTTTTGGTCGGAGTGCTGCGTTCCTATGTCGATTTCCGAGAGACGACGCGAGAGGCCGAATCGTACGAGAAGTATCGCGCGCCGCTCTTGGCTTGGTGGGAAGGCTTAACCGAAGGCTTCAGGCGCTGTCGGCTCGTGGTCGAACGCATTCAACAGCGGCTGGATGATGTCGTCGCGTGGTTCGCCAACGCTCTCAGCCCCATGCTCGCCGTGGTCGTGGCCTGTCGCGGTGATCAGTTTCTGACGGAGATGATTTATGCGGGCACGAAACGATGGAACCAGAAGCACTATGCCCTGTTGAAGCAACGCAAGAAGGTGGTGACGCCCTATGTGCTTCATCTCAAACCTCGGACATAACGTGGTGTACGTCCGTGCCTGTCCAGATCCGGATTGTAAGGCCGCCGGAGCCTGGGGTGAGTTTCGGAAGGGAAAGTTGTTTGTGATTTGCACAACCTGTCGTTTCCAATTTCAGTTGCTGCCGAAAGTCCGGCTTGCGGGCCGGGGCGTGTGGGTCAGGCGCAGAGCTGATCCGAGTGTCTTTTCTCAACAAGGAGGGTTGACCAATGCAAGTCAAAGCGGAGGGAGCCGTGCAGGGGTATGTGGAGCGGAGGAGCCGGGAGGGCAAGGTGTTTCGGTCGGTGGATCTCTATGTGAAGGGCAAAGATCCGGGGGTGCTGCGATTGGGGATTCCGGAGGATCAGATGCCGTTGATTGACGCCTGCAAGCAGGCCGAAGGGAAACAGGCTCGCGCGTCGATCGAAGTGCGGAAGTTCGAGCAGACCGGACGCACGTTTTTCGATCTCACTGGCTTGGACGTGCAGAAGTAACGGCAGAGGGAGGAAGGCCGGTGGATCTGACGATTATTCTCGTGGCGGTCCTGTTACTGGCCTTCCTCACCGGCTTGGGAGTCGGACGATTGTGAAACTGCTGTCTTTAACCAGTTATCTGACGTTCATCTGGAGACTCTTGTTCTCCATCTGCCTGACGCCAGGCGAATCCTTAGGGCAAACAGCGACGCAGTATTCGCGAGTGGTCGCCCAGGCCGAACGCATTGCCTATCTGGCGGCGCAACGATCGGCGCTGGCCTCCCAAGTCGCCGCAGCGGCCTTGGCCCCCTCGGCCACCTCCTTGGCCGTTCGCATGGTGGCGGGCCCTGTTGGTTGGGCGGCCCTCGGAGTCAGTGCAGGCCTGGTGTTGGCGCAAATGTACTATTCGCAGCCGGATCTGGTCGCCATCAAACAGACGGCGTCTCCCCCGACAGGCAACTGGACCTATTCGTATAACGGGCAGACCTATACCATTCCGAATCACAACATCGCGGGCAGTCCGACACCCGCAGCGATCTGTCCTGGCGGGCTCATGTTCGGCTATTTGGGCAGTCCGACGCCAGGCATGACCTCCGCCGGGCCCACGAACTGGTGGTGTCCGCCCTCTCCTGCACAACAAACCACCGGCACGCCCACATCAACCGACATTCAGCAATATCTTTTGGGGCAATCGCCCACCGACCCGAATGCCATCGAACAACATACGATCCCGGTTGGCACCACTGGCACGACGCAGCCAGCGGACAATACCGTTTCGCAGCCCGTCAGTCCGACTGAAATGCCGACGACCGTCAAGCCCAAGCCGATCCCTGCCGGGGATATCGTGGTGGCCGATAACGTGCCGCCTCCGGCTAGCACGCCGCAGCAGAATACTCAGCAACAGACCACCACCACGACGACGACAACCACGCAGAACCCGGATGGCTCGACAACCGAGCAAGAAGAGACCCAAGCCACCACGTCCTGTACAGTCGGCGCGCATGAGAGCCGGACCTTTGGGACGGTCCTCCAGGAACATCAGACCCGCTGGGGCGCGAGTAGCCTGCTTGGCACGCTGAACCTGCTCAAGTCGCTGACCTGGCCCTCGACCTTACCGGTAATTGCGTTGCCTTCAGTCTTCTTTGGGAGCCAGC is part of the Nitrospira sp. ND1 genome and encodes:
- a CDS encoding integrase core domain-containing protein, which codes for MSERNPAARGRTAAVERFIGTVKRGLKEEPLTSDKDFEAKLTSIRLWYNHDRPHDHLQGRTPAEVWAGIDVLKARSS
- a CDS encoding replication initiation factor domain-containing protein encodes the protein MTGSGGFTQTIDWLAFTLPKAEVADVITLIGGDWFQSETGFRGYPVAQLMTEGKTGVGKLGTGAPRNPKEVHVDLSAGIVSQWDETKLKAVLAWIFAQKGHVTRIDVALDDREASVAVETVRLAVEAGQVVSRSKQFKVIQASNHREGVRTGETLYFGSRESQTMLRVYDKRLELQARGREDAGLYGVRWEMEFKQDRAQACAKALLTLDAEDWRAFLVGVLRSYVDFRETTREAESYEKYRAPLLAWWEGLTEGFRRCRLVVERIQQRLDDVVAWFANALSPMLAVVVACRGDQFLTEMIYAGTKRWNQKHYALLKQRKKVVTPYVLHLKPRT
- a CDS encoding helix-turn-helix domain-containing protein; translated protein: MEHTWLTVDELAAVLKVNPKSIRRAYRKGEIPVDRFCRFVRFNLERVKEALQAKGHHSSLLLPQKKEGQRSATGGASRRRAQRTSPRLGKTGASIAQKPRGKK